Genomic DNA from Flavobacterium sp. N502540:
TAAAGAAAAGAATGTAGATTTCAGAATGCTGATTTTAGATTTTTTGAAGCAGTAATTTTCAGGTTTTCAAGGTAGTTTTGTCCCGCTTTTCACTTGTGTCTTTTCTAAGGTTCTAAGATTCTGAGTTTCTAACAATCTAAAAATCCAAGAATCCAAGAATCCAACAATCCGATTAAACAATCCACGAAACTTCGTATCTTTGAGAAAAAATTAACCAAGATGAAATTATATAAGTTACTCAGTTTTTCTTTTTTATTCGCCACTCTGACAAGCTGTACTTTTACCGAAAATATTTATGTAAGCGATAACGGAACCGGAAAATTTTCTTTAGATATGGATGGCTCTGCTTTAATGGCAATGGCAGGAGATCAGATTGGTGATCAATTGGGAGCGAATAACAAAAAAAATATGGATTCTACTTTTACCTTCAAACAGCTGTTGGCAGATAAAGGTGAAAGCATTTCAAAATTATCTCCGGAAGTTCAAAGTGAAATAAAAAAATTGGAAGACCTTGTGGTTAATATTAAAGTGAATGATGAGAAGAAAGAATTTCTGATGATATTCTCGGAAGATTTTAAGAAAGTAAATGACTTACATGATATATTACAATCGGTGAATACACTTCAAAAGCTGGTTGGAGGAGCAGATGCTTCAACACCTTTTGCAGGAGGTTTGGGAGACAACAACAGTAAAGTAAGTTTTAATTACGACGGAAAGAAATTTACCCGTAAAGCGACAATTGACAAACAAAAACAAGCTGAGAAAGTGAAAGATACGACAGCCGAAATGTCAAAAATGGTTTTTGCATCTTCTACTTATGTTTTAAAATACCATTTTCCAAAACGCATTAAAAAAGTATCAAATCCGACTGCTTTGTTTAGTGAAGACCGAAAAACAATTACAATTCAATACCCTTTCACGGATTATATGGAGAATCCTGACAAACTTAACTTTGATGTTGAGTTTGAAAAATAATTAAGATGAATAAAAAAATCCAACTTCAGGATTTAGGAAGCAGAGACTATAAATCGACCTGGGAATATCAGGAAGAACTGTTCAAAGATATAGTCGACCTAAAAATCAGAAACAGAAGAGAAGAGCTCGATCTGGAAACTCCCAATTATTTGTTGTTTGTAGAGCATCCGCACGTCTACACATTAGGCAAAAGCGGGGATTTTGAAAATTTACTCTTGAACGAAAAACAGCTTGAGGCCAAAGGAGCTACCTTTTACAAAATCAATCGTGGTGGTGATATTACCTATCACGGACCGGGACAAATTGTAGGGTATCCAATTTTGGATTTGGAGAATTTTTTTACCGATATTCATAAGTACCTGCGTTTTCTGGAGGAATCTATTATTCTGACTTTGGAAGAATATGGTTTAAAGTCCGGACGAAGTGACGGTGAAACAGGAGTCTGGCTAGACGTTGGAACCCCGTTTGCCAGAAAAATTTGTGCGCTTGGTGTTCGTGCGTCACGCTGGGTAACCATGCATGGATTTGCTTTAAATGTAAATGTCGATTTGGGTTACTTTGATAACATTATCCCATGCGGAATCCGTGGTAAAGGAGTTACTTCTTTGCAGGTAGAGCTTGGCGTCGAAAAAGTTGATGAAGAAGAAGTAAAAGCGAAAATCATCAAACATTTAACTCATTTGTTTGAAGCGGAGTTTGTTTAAAAAAAAGAGCTTTTGAAATATAAAATAGTATGATATATGCTGAAGAAAATAACAATTATAGAATTGCTGTTCCTTCAGCATTTGATACTGTTTTTTCGCATTTTTATTTTGCAGAGAATAAAGGCAATATTCCTGTAACGAAAACATTATTGCCCACTTTTCAGACCATTCTGGTTTTTATTTTTGGAGAAGGTGCTTCTTTAAAATCACAGCAAAATACAACTCTTGAAGTGCAGAAATGTGTTGTTTTAGGCCCAATAAAACAAGCTTTTGAATACACTTTAAATCCTGATTCGGAGATTTTAGTTGCCAATTTTAAAGAAGATGCATTTTATAGATTTTTTGGAAACGCACTTCTTACTCATTCTTTACCTGTTGATCCCGATACTTTGATTGCCGAAAATTGTTTTTCCCTTTTATGGGAAGAACTTAATGAACGCTCTGATCCAAAAGAACGTGTTGACCATGTTTTA
This window encodes:
- the lipB gene encoding lipoyl(octanoyl) transferase LipB, with protein sequence MNKKIQLQDLGSRDYKSTWEYQEELFKDIVDLKIRNRREELDLETPNYLLFVEHPHVYTLGKSGDFENLLLNEKQLEAKGATFYKINRGGDITYHGPGQIVGYPILDLENFFTDIHKYLRFLEESIILTLEEYGLKSGRSDGETGVWLDVGTPFARKICALGVRASRWVTMHGFALNVNVDLGYFDNIIPCGIRGKGVTSLQVELGVEKVDEEEVKAKIIKHLTHLFEAEFV
- a CDS encoding helix-turn-helix domain-containing protein — encoded protein: MIYAEENNNYRIAVPSAFDTVFSHFYFAENKGNIPVTKTLLPTFQTILVFIFGEGASLKSQQNTTLEVQKCVVLGPIKQAFEYTLNPDSEILVANFKEDAFYRFFGNALLTHSLPVDPDTLIAENCFSLLWEELNERSDPKERVDHVLEFCKPYLREQHVMTSLLTDFREKNIDPIKAVASETNQSERNVQLNQKKFFGYTIKEISRYERFLKAVEVIQKDILRDSKTDWLAIVEQCGYYDQSQLIHDFKHYMNISPTKFLKFQSDICSSKKL